DNA from Aliarcobacter skirrowii CCUG 10374:
CCACTAAAGTTTTGAATTGCTTCAAGTGGTGAGTACCATTTAAAGTTATCATCAATAGTCTCATTTTCATAAAATTTAGGGAAAATATTTAGAAGTGATCCATTAAATACGCTATAAATAATATTTAATTTCTCATCAAGTTTGATAATATCTTTCTCAAATGTACCTCTTTCAATTGGTTTTGTAAGAAGTGCAGCTTCTGCCTCTTTTGCAATTATATACTCACCTTTTTGATTAAAAACTTCCGAAAATGAGATATATTTCTCTTCAACTGAAATATTTAAAAGTTTTTTAAGTTTTGGAGTATTTATTTTTAAAATTTTTACATCTTTCCAAAAATCAGGTCTTGATAGCATTCCTAAAATTATTTGATCTGAATTCATACCTAAAAATGTGCTTCTACCACTTAATTTTTGAACAATTTGTCTATTTAAAGTAGCAAGTGGTTGCATTCTTCCACCAGCTGTTTGAACTACCAAATGACCAAAATTATCAGCTGTTTTTAAAGAGTTATCTTTATAAGTATTTAAATATAAAACTGCTTCTTGAACTTTATCAACTGATTGTGTAGCTTTAGTTTGTTCATTTGCATAAAGGTTTGTATTTGATAAGAAAAGAGTTGCTAAAATAAATGAAGCTATATTTTTATTTGAAACAAATTTAACCAATTTCATAAATCTTGAATTTTTATCAAAGAAGTTTAAAAATAGTCCAAGCGTTAATAAAAAGTATCCTAAATATGTAGGCCACTTTCCTGGATCATTATTTACAGATAAAACCGTACCACTCTCATCTGGGAAATATGAACTTTGGAAAAATAGATAGTTTCCTTCACTAAGTGTTCTATTCATAAATATTCTATAATCATAAGTTTTATCATCTTTTATAACTGTAATTTCACTTGCATATGATGATGGAGCCATACTTCCAGGATATCTATCTAGTTGAAACTCATTTAATCTAATAGCAAATGGAAGTTCAATAAATTTTGAACCATACTCTAAAGTAATTTTATAATCATCTATTAAAATCTCTTTAGGAACACCCAATTGTCCTCTTAAACCAGCAATTCTTGTTTGTTGTTCTTTACCATTTAAATCAACATTCAAAGTTAAAAGTCCCATAGATGCTTGTTGCTCTTTTACAAAATTAAAATCAACATAACTAACTACTAAAGTGTTGTTGTCAAACTCTATTTTATGAGAGAAGTTATTGAAGTTTTTAAATAAAGATGTAAAATTTTCTTGATAGATATTTGATGCAAGAACTTCACCATCTTTTTCAACTTTTACTTGTAAATATGGCTCAAGTGAGATCATCTCATTTGTTGTAACACCTTCAGGAATTTGCATAATTCCCTCATATCCAACATATCTTGTTGTAATTGCACCAATTAATATAACTACAAATGAGAAGTGAAATAAAAATCTAGGCATTTTATTCCACATTTTTGTTTTATAAATAATTGCAACTAGATTAATTGTTGTAAGTACCAATATAGTTTCGTACCAAACACTGTTGTACACCAAAAATAGAGCTGAAGATGTACCAAAATCATTTTCAATAAATGTGGCAACTCCTGCTGCTATTGCTAAAATAGACAATAAAACAATTGTTGTTTTAAAAGAGAATAAAATATTTTTCAAATACAAACTAATCCTTTTTCCTAAGTTTTTCGCAAAATTCTATCTTTTTGCTATTAATAAACAATTAACAAAGAAGCCCAATTGAAGCTAGTTTTTTAAAATATTATTTGATTTACTAAAAGCTATTAAATCTTCTGTTGTTTTTATCAAATTTTTATCTATATTTTTTAAACACTCTTCAAAAATTTTTGAAGTTGTTAGGGCATCATAATAAGCTCTGTGATGATTTTGGACATCAATTTTTAAAATCTCTTTTAGTGTACTAAGTCCATATTTATCTGATTTTATAGTTCTTTTTGACAAATCTATTGTGCAAAGTTTTCTATTTAAAAGTTTTCCTAAACTATACTTTTCAAAACTCTGTGATATAAAGTTATAATCAAATTTTATATCATGAGCCACAAATACATCATCTTTTAAAAACTCTTTAAACTCTTTTAACACTTTTTCAACTCTTGGTGCATTTAAAAGCATATTTGGAGATATATTTGTAACCTCTTGTATAAAAGATGGTATCTCTTTTGCATAGACCAAAGAGTCAAACTTATCTATAATTTGCCCATTTTTATACTTCACAGCACCAAGCTCAATAACTTGATGACCTTTATTTGGGCTTCCACCATTTGTCTCTATATCAACAAAACAAAAAGTTTGATCCTCTATTAAAGTGTTTGTAGTTCTTAAATAGACAAAATTATCTTTTATATCAAGTGGAAACCCATTTATTAAAAGCAGTTCAAACTCTAATTCACTGCTTTCATAAAACTTATCACTATATATTTCAAGCAGAGATAAAAACTCATTAAACTCTATTGGCTCTTTTTTTAATCTTCTAATAATATCAATAAAGTTTGGTTTTGTTGGTTTTAAAATATACTTTTTTTTAAATGATTTCATTTGCAGCTTTCACAAATTCAACCATTTTTTCTCTATCTTTAATCCCTTTTTGCTTCTCAACAGCACTACTTACATCAACAGCAAAAAAATTAAAACCATTTAACTCTTTTAAATTTTCACTACTTAATCCACCTGCAAGTATAAATTTTGAACAATCTATATCTTTAAACCACTCAAGAGCTAATCTCTTTCCAGCCCCACCAAACTCCTCTACAAAAGCATCAACTAAATAGTAGTTGTTTTCTAAATTTATTAAATCCTCTTTAGTTTTAACTCTTAAAACTTTTAGATACTTTACTTCAAGATTTTCATAATCTACAATATTTTCATCATCAATAATTTGTGCTAATTGCATCTTGCTATCTTTGCAAACTTGGTTTATAAAATCTGTTGTTTCATTTACAAAAAGAGCAACACTTTGAATAAAAGGTGGCAAAGAGTTTACAATCTTTAAAGCCTCTTTTGGTTCTATATATCTAGGGGAGTCTTTATAAAATACAAATCCCAAAGCACTCGCACCTGCTTTTGTTGCATTATGTGCATCTTCTTTATTTGTAATTCCACAAATTTTTACTCTCATAAAATTAAACTCTAATCTTATATTTTTAAGCTATTAATAGCTTTTTTATAATCATCACTTCCAAAAATGAAACTACCAGCAACAACAATATCAACTCCAGCATCTTTTAGCTCTTTGATGTTTTTATCGCTAACTCCACCATCAACCTCTATTAAGCAGTTTGGGTTTCTTTTATTTATCAACTCTTTTAAAGTTTTTACTTTTTCTAAAATTGTTGGAATAAATTTTTGACCACCAAATCCTGGATTTACAGACATTAAAAGTACCATATCCAAATCTTGTAATAAATACTCTATATCTTCAACCTTTGTGTGAGGATTTAGTGTAATTGCTGGGCTTATTCCAAGACTTCTAATTTTTTGAATAAGTCTATGAGGATGTTTTTCGCTCTCAATATGAAATGATAGATATTTTGGCTTTAATGAAGCAAACAGATCAACAAAAAAATTGTTGTTTTCAACCATCAAATGAATATCAAGAGGTTTTGAGCTAAGCTTACTAACAGGCTCAACAACAACAGGGCCTATTGTTAAATTTGGTACGAAGTGCCCATCCATAACATCAACATGAACTAAATCACAACCAGCTTCACAAATAGCTTTAATCTCTTTTTCTAAATTCCCAAAATCAGCTGATAAAATAGATGGTGCTACTAACATTTAATACCTTTTTTATAAAAATTAGCAAGGATTATACAACTTTATCGCTTTTATAAACTATAAATAAGAATTTAAGTAGAATCTTCAAATTTTAAAAAAAGTAAAAAAATGAGATTAATTTTATTAGCAATTATATTTTGTTTCTCTTATTCAAGTGATGAGAGAGAAAAAAGAGAACATATTTTTGAAAACTATATTCAAAAACTTGATGATAAAGAGACAAATGAGTCATTACAACAGTTGGTAAAAAAAGATTTTGGAATAGTAACTTATAAATCAACATATATTTTACCAGCAACATATAGTTTTAATAACTTTGATGATGATAGAAAAAAATTTGAAACATCTTTTCAAATAAGTGCTCAAAAACCTATTTTTTACAATGTTTTTACAGATAGTGACTCAATAAATATAGCATATACACAAAAATCTTTTTGGCAAACAGCTAGTTCATCGGCTCCTTTTCGTGAAACAAACTACGAACCAGAGATTTTTGCAAATTTTTATATCAATAATAAACATTTAAAACTTCTAAAAGTATCTTTAAATCACTTCTCAAATGGAAAAGCAGAAGACGAATCAAGATCAGCAAATAGAGTATATTTACAATCAATTTTTCAATTTGATAACTTTTTTATAAGTCCAAAAGTTTGGTATAGAGTTCCAGAAAAAAGCTCAAGCGATGATAATCCTGATTACTCAAAATATTATGGATATGGAGAGTTAAATATGATGTATTTGTATAAAAAACACTCTTTTGAACTTTTATTAAGAAATAATTTAAGATTAAACGACCAAAATAAAGGTGCTGTTGAATTTAATTGGAAATTCCCACTTCCAGAGTTTTTAAAATCTAAAAATAGTTTTGGAATGGTTCAAATATTTTCAGGATATGGACAAAGTTTTATTGATTATGACAAAGATATAACAAATATTGGATTTGGAATAGCATTTTCAAGATAATCTAATTTAAACTTTGTATATAAAAGTAGATTGACTCTATCTCCTCTTGTGTTAAGTAGTATGTTGGCATTATATTTGCTTTATAAATTAATTTTTCGCAAATTTGATCATCTTTAAACTTTTTATTTGGATTTCTTTTTGAGTTTACTTTTGTTTTAAAAACTTCGAAAGAGACATCTTTTATATTTGGAGCATACAAAGTACACAAATACTCTTCACCTCTAAAAGTGTGTTTAAATTGAACTATTTGCTTACCCTTTGCACTATTTGAATGACAACTGTTACACCCTATTCCTCTTGGATTCTCATATAACATCTTCCCATATTCAAGTTTTGTGATAAACAAAGAGTCATCATTTTGTGCTTTTAAAAAAGCAAAAAGAAGTAAAAAAATAGTAAAAAATTTCATTAAATTCCTAAATTTTTCTCATTTTTTAAAAACCAATATATGCTAAACATAAGACCTGGAGTTTTTGCCTTATTCTCATCAAATAAAAAATCATCAACATCTTTTTTAGCCAAAAAATATAGCTCTATTTGCTCATCATTTATTCCACCACCACTATGTATCTTTTGTTCTTCACAAATATTTGCAAAATATAGATGCTGTTTTGCTCCACTAATTCCTACATTTGTAAAAAAAGAGGTGATTTTTTTGATATCTTTTTTATCTACTTTATAACCACACTCCTCATCAATCTCTTCACTTACAATCTCTTCAAGAGTCATATTCTTATCTACAAGACCAGCACAAAGTTCATAAGTATAAGTTATATTTTTATCATTTAAATAGACAGGAACTCTAAACTGTTTTACAAGTAAAAATGACTCTTTCTCTTTATGATAGAGTAACACAGATACACTATCGTGGCTTCTTACAGCTTCCCAACTCTTTTTTGCTCCATTTAAAGTAAAGTTTACTTTGAGTGGTTTTATATAGTTAGACTCTTTTAACTCACTTACTTTTAAATCTGTAATTAGGTTTTTCATTTTTTTTCTTTTTATTTAAAATTATCAAATACCAAAGGAGCTTTTAAATCCAAACTTTTTAGATGCTTCATAATAGCTTGTAAATCATCTATGTTTTTTCCTGTAACTCGTATTGTGTCGCCTTGATTTACAGCAGTTACTTTTAATTTTAGATTTTTTATCTCTGTTTGAATTCTTTTTGCTTCATCTTTTTCAATACTATCAATTATTTTGTAACTATATTTTCTATTCCCACCACTACTATCCTCTTTTTTAAGCTCTTCAAGTGAGTTTATACTAATTCCTCTTTTATTCATTTTTGAAATCATAATATCAAGCATTGCATCAATTTTGTTATCGCTTGAAGAGATAAGAGTTAAAGTCTTTGCTCCAATATTTAAATCAATCTCTTTACTAATTCCTTTAAAATCGTATCTATTATCTATCTCTTTTTGTGCTTGAATAACAGCGTTTTTCATCTCTTGCATATCAAGTTTTGCTGAAATATCAAATGCGTGCTCTTTTACTGCCATTTTATCTTCTCCTTTTATTTATTATCTTTTAAAACTGCATAAGCAGCAATTATGTAAGCAATAATTTGTAAAGTCCCACCAATTGGTGTAATCATTCCAAGTTTTGGAATATTGAAAATTGTTAAAATATATAAAGAAACACTAAAAATCAAAGTTCCAATTATAAGTAAATTTTGTGCCAATTTTAGCTTACTATTATAAGCTCTTAACATTGTTAAAAAAGTTATAACAAAAAGTGCTAAAGTGTTGTAAAACTGATACTCTACACCTGTGTGAAAAACTTTTAGCATTTCAGGTGTTAATACTTTTTTTAATCCATGAGCTCCAAAAGCTCCAAGTGCAATAGCACTTGCAAATAGAATAAAACAAAATGCTAGATATTTTCTAGCCCTACTATCATATACCATTTAATCTCCTTTTATATCAACTTCCCAAAAAAATTCAATCCAAATATCTGTTTTATTTATATAAAAATCAGGTTTAATCAAAGCCGTTGGTTTGTAAAAAAGTGTTGCTAGCTTGAATTCACAATTTGGAAATCTATTATTTAATAGCTTTAATATTTCAACCATTGTTTTCCCACTATCAACTATATCATCAATTATTAAAACCTTTTTATAAGATGATAAATTGGGAATATTAAAAATCTCTACACTATCTTTTTGATTTTTTCTATCATAAGATATTGAGTTTATAGAAAATATATCTCTTTGATTAAGTGCTTGTGCCATAAGATGAGATAGAGTCAATCCCCCTCTTGCAACACTTATAAAAGCTTCTGCTTTAAAATCTTTTACCAAATTTACAAGTTTTGTAGTATCATTTTTGCACATTTCATAACTATAATATAGTTTATTCAAATAATAATCCTTTTTCTAATGTGTTATTTTATCAATTTCTTGCTTATTTTGTGGTTTTGACTTTTTTATCAATTTTTCCTTTATATTAAGTGTTTATAAAGTTAAATTAACTAAAATAATAACTTTTAATAATTTAAGGAATATAGTATGAGACACTTCTTAAGCTTAATGGACTTCTCAAAAGAGGAGATTTTAGAGATTTTAAATCTAGCAAAAAAGATAAAAAATGATGCAAAATCTGGTAAACACAAAGATTATATGCCTAAAAAGATTTTAGGTATGATTTTTGAAAAGAGCTCTACAAGAACAAGAGTTTCATTTGAAGCTGGTATTTATGAGTTGGGTGGAGTTGGACTATTTTTATCATCAAATGATATACAACTAGGTCGAGGTGAACCTATGAAAGATACTGCTAGAGTAATTTCAAGAATGGTTGATATGGTTACTATTAGAACTTTTGAGCAAGAGAAACTTGAAGAGTTTGCAAGATACTCAAAAGTTCCTGTTATAAATGGACTTACAGATAAACTTCACCCTGTT
Protein-coding regions in this window:
- a CDS encoding YajQ family cyclic di-GMP-binding protein is translated as MAVKEHAFDISAKLDMQEMKNAVIQAQKEIDNRYDFKGISKEIDLNIGAKTLTLISSSDNKIDAMLDIMISKMNKRGISINSLEELKKEDSSGGNRKYSYKIIDSIEKDEAKRIQTEIKNLKLKVTAVNQGDTIRVTGKNIDDLQAIMKHLKSLDLKAPLVFDNFK
- the rpe gene encoding ribulose-phosphate 3-epimerase, whose translation is MLVAPSILSADFGNLEKEIKAICEAGCDLVHVDVMDGHFVPNLTIGPVVVEPVSKLSSKPLDIHLMVENNNFFVDLFASLKPKYLSFHIESEKHPHRLIQKIRSLGISPAITLNPHTKVEDIEYLLQDLDMVLLMSVNPGFGGQKFIPTILEKVKTLKELINKRNPNCLIEVDGGVSDKNIKELKDAGVDIVVAGSFIFGSDDYKKAINSLKI
- a CDS encoding phosphoribosylanthranilate isomerase; its protein translation is MRVKICGITNKEDAHNATKAGASALGFVFYKDSPRYIEPKEALKIVNSLPPFIQSVALFVNETTDFINQVCKDSKMQLAQIIDDENIVDYENLEVKYLKVLRVKTKEDLINLENNYYLVDAFVEEFGGAGKRLALEWFKDIDCSKFILAGGLSSENLKELNGFNFFAVDVSSAVEKQKGIKDREKMVEFVKAANEII
- a CDS encoding DUF423 domain-containing protein, which codes for MVYDSRARKYLAFCFILFASAIALGAFGAHGLKKVLTPEMLKVFHTGVEYQFYNTLALFVITFLTMLRAYNSKLKLAQNLLIIGTLIFSVSLYILTIFNIPKLGMITPIGGTLQIIAYIIAAYAVLKDNK
- the ccsA gene encoding cytochrome c biogenesis protein CcsA, yielding MKNILFSFKTTIVLLSILAIAAGVATFIENDFGTSSALFLVYNSVWYETILVLTTINLVAIIYKTKMWNKMPRFLFHFSFVVILIGAITTRYVGYEGIMQIPEGVTTNEMISLEPYLQVKVEKDGEVLASNIYQENFTSLFKNFNNFSHKIEFDNNTLVVSYVDFNFVKEQQASMGLLTLNVDLNGKEQQTRIAGLRGQLGVPKEILIDDYKITLEYGSKFIELPFAIRLNEFQLDRYPGSMAPSSYASEITVIKDDKTYDYRIFMNRTLSEGNYLFFQSSYFPDESGTVLSVNNDPGKWPTYLGYFLLTLGLFLNFFDKNSRFMKLVKFVSNKNIASFILATLFLSNTNLYANEQTKATQSVDKVQEAVLYLNTYKDNSLKTADNFGHLVVQTAGGRMQPLATLNRQIVQKLSGRSTFLGMNSDQIILGMLSRPDFWKDVKILKINTPKLKKLLNISVEEKYISFSEVFNQKGEYIIAKEAEAALLTKPIERGTFEKDIIKLDEKLNIIYSVFNGSLLNIFPKFYENETIDDNFKWYSPLEAIQNFSGQNQVAISQLVRGLLNSVAEYDWVESDKYVELIAMYQEKAGASVIPSSSKISAEILFNKLDLFFNLTLVYLLLGFVMLVISFVLIFNPNFKAQKTTKTLFIILAAIFAVQTFAMGYRWYISGHAPWSDTYESMLYISWSAIFAGVMFFRRSLLALSSAVIMAAIFMFTAHLTEIDPQITNLVPVLKSYWLTIHVSILTASYGFFGLSAILGFLTLIMFIFRKNRPHLDDIIKHVSAINEISLIVGLVFITVGNFLGGVWANESWGRYWGWDPKETWSYVSIIVYAIVVHLRFIKPLNNPYTLATASLLAFSSIMMTYLGVNYYLSGLHSYATGDPVPVPTWAYVTVATAFAAIIFAYRNRDLKSDI
- a CDS encoding phosphoribosyltransferase; the protein is MNKLYYSYEMCKNDTTKLVNLVKDFKAEAFISVARGGLTLSHLMAQALNQRDIFSINSISYDRKNQKDSVEIFNIPNLSSYKKVLIIDDIVDSGKTMVEILKLLNNRFPNCEFKLATLFYKPTALIKPDFYINKTDIWIEFFWEVDIKGD
- a CDS encoding 3'-5' exonuclease, producing the protein MKSFKKKYILKPTKPNFIDIIRRLKKEPIEFNEFLSLLEIYSDKFYESSELEFELLLINGFPLDIKDNFVYLRTTNTLIEDQTFCFVDIETNGGSPNKGHQVIELGAVKYKNGQIIDKFDSLVYAKEIPSFIQEVTNISPNMLLNAPRVEKVLKEFKEFLKDDVFVAHDIKFDYNFISQSFEKYSLGKLLNRKLCTIDLSKRTIKSDKYGLSTLKEILKIDVQNHHRAYYDALTTSKIFEECLKNIDKNLIKTTEDLIAFSKSNNILKN
- a CDS encoding c-type cytochrome codes for the protein MKFFTIFLLLFAFLKAQNDDSLFITKLEYGKMLYENPRGIGCNSCHSNSAKGKQIVQFKHTFRGEEYLCTLYAPNIKDVSFEVFKTKVNSKRNPNKKFKDDQICEKLIYKANIMPTYYLTQEEIESIYFYIQSLN
- a CDS encoding NUDIX domain-containing protein, translated to MKNLITDLKVSELKESNYIKPLKVNFTLNGAKKSWEAVRSHDSVSVLLYHKEKESFLLVKQFRVPVYLNDKNITYTYELCAGLVDKNMTLEEIVSEEIDEECGYKVDKKDIKKITSFFTNVGISGAKQHLYFANICEEQKIHSGGGINDEQIELYFLAKKDVDDFLFDENKAKTPGLMFSIYWFLKNEKNLGI
- a CDS encoding phospholipase A, which gives rise to MRLILLAIIFCFSYSSDEREKREHIFENYIQKLDDKETNESLQQLVKKDFGIVTYKSTYILPATYSFNNFDDDRKKFETSFQISAQKPIFYNVFTDSDSINIAYTQKSFWQTASSSAPFRETNYEPEIFANFYINNKHLKLLKVSLNHFSNGKAEDESRSANRVYLQSIFQFDNFFISPKVWYRVPEKSSSDDNPDYSKYYGYGELNMMYLYKKHSFELLLRNNLRLNDQNKGAVEFNWKFPLPEFLKSKNSFGMVQIFSGYGQSFIDYDKDITNIGFGIAFSR